A single genomic interval of Syntrophobotulus glycolicus DSM 8271 harbors:
- a CDS encoding ABC transporter permease, giving the protein MRKFFAIRTKINLKIFNALAAGVFLLILILWMVLSEQGSISPIFLPTPRSVFGYLANVMTTGQIWSDIGISFYRIFMGFILAAVIGIPLGILAGTFNFAEALIQPVSEFIRYMPVPAFVPLIMVWVGINESAKIAVIFLGTLFQLIPMVADSVRAVPDDLLSAAYTLGAKPRTVILKVIIPAIAPRTMDTLRIMMGWAWTYLVVAELVAANSGLGYSILKAQRFLKTDAIFGGILIIGFLGLMTDRLFVLANRKLFPWAEGGS; this is encoded by the coding sequence ATGAGAAAGTTCTTTGCCATCCGTACAAAAATCAATTTGAAAATATTTAACGCTCTTGCGGCAGGTGTCTTTCTGCTGATCCTGATCCTCTGGATGGTGTTGAGTGAACAAGGATCAATCAGTCCCATATTTCTGCCAACGCCCCGGTCAGTTTTTGGATATCTTGCCAATGTAATGACTACCGGTCAAATCTGGTCCGATATCGGCATCAGCTTTTACCGCATCTTTATGGGATTTATTCTTGCCGCTGTCATAGGTATCCCCCTAGGCATTTTGGCCGGAACGTTCAATTTTGCGGAAGCATTGATTCAGCCGGTATCTGAATTTATCCGCTATATGCCAGTACCAGCCTTTGTTCCTTTAATCATGGTTTGGGTGGGGATTAATGAAAGTGCCAAGATTGCGGTAATATTCCTTGGTACACTATTTCAGCTTATTCCCATGGTTGCGGACAGTGTCAGGGCTGTTCCGGATGATCTTTTAAGTGCCGCGTACACCTTGGGGGCTAAGCCGCGTACGGTTATTTTAAAGGTTATTATACCGGCTATAGCCCCCAGGACGATGGATACCCTGCGTATCATGATGGGCTGGGCCTGGACATACCTGGTTGTTGCCGAGCTGGTGGCGGCCAATAGCGGTTTAGGTTATAGCATACTAAAAGCCCAGCGTTTTTTAAAAACAGATGCCATTTTTGGAGGAATTTTAATCATAGGCTTCCTGGGATTAATGACCGACAGACTCTTTGTGCTGGCGAACAGGAAATTGTTTCCCTGGGCGGAGGGAGGCAGCTAG
- a CDS encoding urea amidolyase associated protein UAAP1, with the protein MNTGWKTTLRSGEKWSGIVGRNKLLKFTAMEAGANIAMLLFNSRDLTEKYSMPDTLKAQHTAHLTRGNVLMSDNGRILASLVEDRLEWHDTISGITTRVQTDEKYGRTDYQQKKNMWLRSGYENFMVELVRNGLQPRDMAAPVNLFSKVQCDDEGNMRYIEGHCQQGDTVALRTEMDVLIILSNTPNPLDGRTAYPSVPVAIEVLPAIPADFQDYCVNNCPENRRAYENTREYYLLLE; encoded by the coding sequence ATGAATACAGGTTGGAAGACAACCCTGCGTTCCGGTGAAAAATGGTCGGGAATAGTTGGCAGAAACAAATTGTTAAAATTTACGGCGATGGAAGCAGGTGCCAATATTGCAATGCTGCTTTTTAACAGCAGGGATCTAACTGAAAAATATAGTATGCCGGATACGCTTAAAGCCCAGCATACGGCCCATCTTACCAGAGGAAACGTATTGATGAGCGATAATGGGCGTATCTTGGCAAGCCTGGTTGAGGATAGACTGGAATGGCATGATACCATTTCGGGTATCACTACGCGGGTTCAGACAGATGAGAAATATGGCAGGACGGATTATCAACAGAAAAAGAATATGTGGCTGCGCAGCGGCTATGAGAATTTCATGGTAGAGCTGGTTAGGAATGGGCTGCAGCCGCGCGACATGGCAGCTCCGGTTAATCTTTTTTCCAAAGTGCAATGTGATGATGAAGGAAATATGCGTTATATTGAAGGGCATTGCCAACAGGGAGATACGGTTGCCCTGCGTACGGAAATGGATGTTTTAATCATTTTATCCAACACCCCCAATCCGCTTGACGGGAGAACCGCCTACCCTTCCGTACCTGTGGCGATAGAAGTGCTGCCGGCCATACCGGCAGATTTCCAGGATTATTGTGTAAATAACTGTCCCGAGAACCGGAGAGCTTATGAGAATACTCGGGAGTACTATTTATTGCTCGAATGA
- a CDS encoding ABC transporter ATP-binding protein, protein MFWKKKNVARGNNTVIEVRVASSKIVVDNLRKAYGSKEKQTTAIDNVSIEILDNEFVSIVGPSGCGKSTLLRILAGLDEATGGTATVDDTLIDRPGADRGMVFQSYTLFPWLTVEENIQFGLKIKGIPKKQANEIVDRYLDIIKLKPFRKSYPKELSGGMKQRVAIARALANSPKVLLMDEPFGALDSQTKSEMQLLMRQIWQVEKPTVVFITHDIEEAVFLSTRIYVMSGRPSGIKANIPIYLPYRRSISLKETMEFMGYRHKLTALLQEKEESIGLE, encoded by the coding sequence ATGTTTTGGAAAAAGAAGAATGTTGCACGTGGAAACAACACTGTGATCGAAGTGCGTGTGGCCTCTAGCAAGATCGTTGTTGACAATCTGAGGAAAGCCTATGGCAGCAAGGAAAAGCAAACGACTGCCATAGACAATGTCAGTATTGAAATCCTGGACAATGAATTTGTCAGTATAGTCGGGCCTTCGGGCTGCGGAAAATCTACTCTGCTCCGTATATTAGCCGGGTTGGATGAGGCAACCGGAGGGACTGCTACGGTTGATGACACTTTAATCGATAGACCAGGAGCGGACAGAGGAATGGTATTCCAGTCCTATACACTCTTTCCCTGGCTGACAGTAGAAGAAAATATTCAGTTTGGGCTGAAGATTAAAGGAATACCCAAAAAACAGGCTAATGAAATTGTTGACCGCTACCTTGACATTATTAAGCTGAAGCCTTTCCGTAAAAGTTATCCCAAGGAATTATCGGGGGGAATGAAGCAAAGAGTGGCGATTGCCAGGGCCCTGGCAAACAGCCCCAAAGTATTGCTGATGGACGAACCATTTGGAGCTTTGGATTCTCAGACTAAATCCGAGATGCAGCTTTTAATGAGACAGATTTGGCAGGTAGAAAAGCCAACCGTGGTTTTTATTACACACGACATTGAAGAAGCAGTGTTTCTCTCTACTCGGATTTATGTTATGAGCGGGCGGCCAAGTGGAATAAAGGCCAATATCCCTATCTATTTGCCATATCGCAGGTCAATCAGTCTTAAGGAAACGATGGAATTTATGGGATATAGACACAAGCTCACTGCTTTGCTGCAGGAAAAAGAAGAATCCATTGGGTTGGAATAA
- a CDS encoding urea amidolyase associated protein UAAP2 gives MQGSFNRKESSRREKDAVYTKIIPAGEGWLHELEPEQVLRIVDMEGNQAVDTMFYDADNPQDHYSVTQTITGQANIFLTAGSVLRAESGKPLLTIIADTCGRHDTLGGACSAQSNTVRYSRDIQFMHNCRDTFINELAKSNGLYQKRDLAPNINFFMNVPVTPEGGLEFADGVSASGCYVELRAECRVSVLISNCPQLNNPCNAYNPTPIQLLIWSN, from the coding sequence ATGCAGGGTTCATTTAATAGAAAAGAAAGCAGCAGACGGGAAAAAGACGCCGTTTATACCAAGATTATTCCGGCTGGTGAAGGATGGCTGCATGAACTGGAACCGGAACAAGTATTAAGGATAGTGGACATGGAAGGCAACCAGGCTGTAGATACAATGTTTTATGATGCGGATAATCCGCAAGATCATTATAGTGTTACCCAAACCATAACCGGGCAGGCCAATATATTCCTGACGGCCGGTTCTGTGCTGCGAGCGGAGTCAGGCAAACCTCTCCTTACGATAATAGCCGATACTTGCGGCAGGCATGACACTCTGGGAGGAGCATGTTCCGCCCAAAGCAATACGGTAAGATATTCTCGTGATATCCAGTTCATGCACAATTGCCGGGATACGTTTATCAATGAACTTGCCAAGAGTAACGGTCTTTATCAAAAACGTGACTTAGCTCCCAATATCAATTTCTTTATGAATGTTCCGGTAACACCGGAAGGCGGACTGGAATTTGCCGACGGGGTATCAGCCTCCGGCTGTTACGTTGAATTGCGGGCCGAATGTCGGGTCAGTGTGCTTATCAGCAACTGCCCGCAGCTTAACAATCCTTGCAATGCTTATAATCCGACACCTATACAATTGCTGATTTGGAGTAACTAA
- a CDS encoding ABC transporter substrate-binding protein: MKKLISLLLVLVLSMIGGCSSQQEAGSNTPADKKITIGTSPYPAWYVWYIAKEENLFAKYGLNVDLVYFPVYSDSLQAFNTGKLDMLNIAACDTIAPYNQGVKFKIIDINDNSNGADGLVAKNKYKNIKDLKGQQVVTEYGTIEHFFLLKALESVGMKENDITYTNMTVNDSGMAMLSGKVEAACVWEPSLSQALAGKENHLIYSSADTPGLIPDLLIASDDLIKNNREDVLNLINAYLDALEFYNENPDKAAADMAKQAGVSADEMKQMMAGSKLFSIQDNILAMTEKKDSYLYLPYTLTETAKFLKSVNMIDNIPANPEAMLDTSFLEEISKNRPSFTPPDTRALAKK; this comes from the coding sequence ATGAAAAAATTAATCTCTTTATTATTGGTCCTGGTATTGTCAATGATCGGCGGCTGTTCGTCTCAGCAGGAAGCCGGCAGCAATACACCGGCCGACAAGAAAATTACGATAGGAACTTCGCCTTATCCAGCATGGTATGTCTGGTATATAGCCAAAGAAGAGAACCTGTTTGCAAAATACGGACTGAATGTTGATCTGGTATATTTCCCAGTTTATAGTGATAGCTTACAGGCTTTTAACACAGGCAAACTTGACATGCTCAATATTGCCGCTTGTGATACGATAGCTCCTTATAATCAGGGCGTAAAATTCAAAATTATAGATATTAATGACAATTCCAACGGAGCAGATGGCTTGGTGGCTAAAAATAAATATAAAAATATTAAGGACCTCAAGGGCCAGCAGGTTGTTACAGAATATGGTACGATCGAGCATTTCTTTCTGTTGAAGGCTCTGGAATCGGTTGGAATGAAGGAAAATGATATCACTTATACAAATATGACAGTAAACGACAGCGGAATGGCTATGCTTTCAGGAAAAGTGGAAGCGGCTTGTGTTTGGGAACCCTCACTGTCACAAGCTCTTGCCGGCAAAGAAAACCACCTGATTTACAGTTCGGCCGATACACCTGGACTCATACCAGATTTGTTGATCGCCAGCGACGACTTGATCAAGAATAACCGCGAGGATGTATTGAATCTGATTAATGCCTATCTTGATGCCCTGGAGTTCTACAACGAGAATCCTGACAAAGCGGCAGCGGATATGGCCAAACAGGCTGGTGTCTCTGCGGATGAGATGAAACAAATGATGGCCGGATCAAAATTATTCTCTATTCAAGACAACATCTTGGCGATGACCGAAAAAAAGGACAGTTACTTATATTTGCCTTATACGTTGACCGAAACGGCAAAATTTCTTAAGAGTGTAAACATGATCGACAATATTCCGGCTAACCCTGAAGCGATGCTTGATACATCATTTTTAGAAGAAATCAGTAAGAACAGGCCGTCCTTTACTCCTCCGGATACCAGAGCTTTAGCGAAGAAATAA